One genomic segment of Arcobacter porcinus includes these proteins:
- a CDS encoding response regulator transcription factor has protein sequence MIKILMIEDDLELAQIITDYLKSFDIDVKNTDSPYIGLSMLDMNKDFQLIILDLTLPEIDGLELIPKIREKSQIPIIISSARDDILDKVMGLERGADDYLPKPYNPRELEARIKTILKRVDHQASIKKEKDSSAFELRESDMQILFQNEPLTLTLAEYDILKLLIQRNKGVVSREDFIYTSDNIEDDSSLKNIDVIISRIRTKLAKIDDSKQHIKSVRGIGYQLL, from the coding sequence ATAATTAAGATACTTATGATTGAAGATGATTTAGAGTTAGCTCAAATTATCACTGATTATTTAAAATCATTCGATATTGATGTTAAGAATACTGATAGTCCATATATTGGGCTATCAATGTTGGATATGAATAAAGATTTTCAGCTTATAATACTTGACTTAACTCTACCAGAAATTGATGGATTAGAGCTTATTCCAAAGATTAGAGAAAAGTCACAAATTCCTATAATAATCAGTTCAGCAAGAGATGATATTTTAGATAAAGTTATGGGATTAGAAAGAGGAGCTGATGATTATTTGCCAAAACCGTATAATCCAAGAGAACTTGAAGCTAGAATTAAAACTATTTTAAAAAGAGTAGACCATCAAGCTTCAATAAAAAAAGAAAAAGATAGTTCAGCATTTGAATTAAGAGAGAGTGATATGCAAATACTTTTCCAAAATGAGCCTTTGACTCTTACTTTAGCAGAGTATGATATTTTAAAGCTTTTAATTCAAAGAAATAAAGGTGTTGTTTCTAGGGAAGATTTTATCTATACAAGTGATAATATTGAAGATGATTCTTCTTTAAAAAATATTGATGTAATAATTTCAAGAATTAGAACAAAATTAGCAAAAATTGATGATTCTAAACAACATATAAAATCAGTAAGAGGTATTGGATATCAGCTTTTATGA
- a CDS encoding Do family serine endopeptidase, which yields MYRKIVLIAFVLSTTIFAKTIEFEEMQKSPVRVSPNSQSEILSFNNNIKDSVKSVVNISTKRSVTNSNMPFPMLDDPFFKKFFGDEFSNQFKQNRIQNSLGSGVIVTKDGYIVTNNHVIENAEEIAVTIADDKTEYSAKLIGKDADSDIAVIKIDTKNTLTPIKLGDSNSLLVGDLTFAIGDPFGVGTTVTMGIISALNKNRVGINKYENYIQTDASINPGNSGGALVDSRGALIGINTAILSKSGGNDGIGFAIPVDMVKDVVGKLVLDGKVTRGYLGVIIADLDKDTKQVYKKEGAIILDVAPNTPASQSGLKRGDLVFSINDKKVKDRTTLQNIIASFKPNEKVVFGIERDKKDIKLEIVLGDRTSIEGVSKDEQNILNGLKISPITNDIARKYRLPNDLTGVLIIEVEPKSKAEKAGFLAGDIIIQIEDIEIKDFSNIQTALKRYNNIYKKVYINRYGQTALVVIQ from the coding sequence ATGTATAGAAAGATAGTTTTAATAGCTTTTGTATTATCAACTACTATTTTTGCAAAAACAATAGAGTTTGAAGAGATGCAAAAGAGTCCAGTAAGAGTGAGTCCAAACTCACAAAGTGAAATTTTATCTTTTAATAACAATATAAAAGACTCTGTAAAGTCTGTTGTAAATATATCTACAAAAAGAAGTGTTACAAACTCTAATATGCCTTTTCCAATGTTAGATGATCCATTCTTTAAAAAGTTTTTTGGTGATGAGTTTTCAAATCAATTTAAACAAAATAGAATCCAGAACTCTTTGGGTTCTGGAGTAATTGTTACAAAAGATGGTTATATAGTAACAAACAATCATGTAATTGAAAATGCTGAAGAGATAGCTGTAACTATTGCTGATGATAAAACTGAATATAGTGCAAAACTAATTGGAAAAGATGCTGATAGTGATATTGCTGTTATAAAAATTGATACTAAAAATACACTAACTCCGATTAAATTAGGTGATTCAAATTCGCTTTTAGTTGGTGATTTAACTTTTGCTATTGGAGATCCTTTTGGAGTTGGAACAACAGTTACAATGGGAATCATATCTGCACTTAATAAAAATAGAGTTGGAATAAATAAATATGAAAACTATATTCAAACAGATGCTTCAATAAATCCAGGAAATAGTGGAGGGGCTTTGGTTGATAGCCGTGGAGCTTTAATCGGAATAAATACAGCAATTTTATCAAAAAGTGGTGGAAATGATGGAATAGGTTTTGCAATTCCTGTTGATATGGTAAAAGATGTTGTTGGTAAGTTGGTTCTTGATGGAAAAGTTACAAGAGGTTATTTAGGAGTTATCATAGCTGACCTTGATAAAGATACAAAGCAAGTTTATAAAAAAGAGGGTGCAATTATTCTTGATGTTGCTCCAAATACACCAGCTTCACAATCAGGATTAAAAAGAGGGGATTTGGTTTTCTCAATTAATGATAAAAAAGTAAAAGATAGAACAACTCTTCAAAATATAATTGCATCTTTTAAACCAAATGAGAAAGTTGTATTTGGTATTGAAAGAGATAAAAAAGATATTAAGCTAGAGATTGTTTTAGGAGATAGAACTTCTATTGAAGGTGTTTCAAAAGATGAACAAAATATTTTAAATGGATTAAAAATAAGTCCTATTACAAATGATATAGCAAGAAAATATAGACTTCCAAACGATTTAACAGGAGTTTTAATAATAGAAGTCGAACCAAAATCAAAAGCAGAAAAAGCAGGATTTTTAGCAGGAGATATTATTATACAGATTGAAGATATTGAGATAAAAGATTTCTCAAACATCCAAACAGCACTAAAAAGATATAATAATATTTATAAGAAAGTTTATATTAATAGATATGGACAAACTGCTTTAGTTGTAATTCAATAA
- the ilvD gene encoding dihydroxy-acid dehydratase, producing the protein MRSDEVKKGYARAPHRSLLRATGLKDDDFNKPFIGVANSFIEIIPGHFFLDKVSAIIKDEIRKNGCVPFEFNTIGVDDGIAMGHDGMLFSLPSRELIANSIETVMNAHKLDAMIAIPNCDKIVPGMIMGALRVNVPTVFVSGGAMQKGYKKDGTPIDLATAFEAVGKFEAGEITEEELKDIECNACPGGGSCSGMFTANSMNTLMEAMGIALPGNGTILALTKEREELYRKAAKRVCELALDKTNREKYKLKNILNENAVRNAFAVDMAMGGSSNTVLHMLAIAKEAGVDFELKDINDISKRVSHIAKISPSLSTVHMEDINKAGGVSAVMHEMSKRGTDILLDNLTVTGETIYEKIKDAKILDTNIIHTIDNPYSEVGGLAVLYGNLAEQGAVIKTAGITGARAMSGKAVCFNGQAEAIKGIVGGKVKAGDVVVIRYEGPKGGPGMQEMLAPTSLIMGMGLGDSVALITDGRFSGATRGASIGHVSPEAAEGGMIGLLKDGDIINIDVDKYILSVDLSDEEISKRKSDFKPFKKEINSSWLGQYRALVTNASSGAVLKTDL; encoded by the coding sequence ATGAGAAGTGATGAAGTAAAGAAAGGTTATGCAAGAGCACCACATAGATCTCTATTAAGAGCAACAGGATTAAAAGATGATGATTTTAATAAACCATTTATTGGAGTTGCAAACTCATTTATTGAGATTATTCCAGGTCATTTCTTTTTAGATAAAGTTTCAGCAATAATTAAAGATGAGATTAGAAAAAATGGATGTGTTCCTTTTGAATTTAATACAATAGGTGTTGATGATGGTATTGCAATGGGACATGATGGAATGCTTTTTTCTTTACCAAGTAGAGAATTAATAGCTAACTCTATTGAAACTGTAATGAATGCACATAAACTTGATGCAATGATTGCTATTCCAAATTGTGACAAAATTGTTCCAGGTATGATTATGGGAGCATTAAGAGTAAATGTTCCAACAGTTTTTGTAAGTGGTGGAGCTATGCAAAAAGGTTATAAAAAAGATGGGACACCAATAGATTTGGCAACTGCTTTTGAAGCTGTTGGAAAATTTGAAGCTGGTGAAATAACAGAAGAAGAGTTAAAAGATATAGAGTGTAATGCCTGTCCAGGTGGAGGGTCTTGTTCTGGAATGTTTACAGCAAACTCTATGAATACACTTATGGAAGCTATGGGAATTGCACTTCCTGGAAATGGAACAATATTAGCTTTAACAAAAGAGAGAGAAGAGCTTTATAGAAAAGCAGCAAAAAGAGTTTGTGAACTAGCACTTGATAAAACTAATAGAGAAAAATATAAATTAAAAAATATATTAAATGAAAATGCTGTAAGAAATGCTTTTGCTGTTGATATGGCAATGGGTGGAAGCTCTAATACAGTTTTACATATGCTTGCTATTGCAAAAGAGGCTGGTGTTGATTTTGAATTAAAAGATATAAATGATATTTCAAAAAGAGTTTCACATATTGCAAAAATCTCTCCAAGCTTATCAACTGTTCATATGGAAGATATAAACAAAGCGGGTGGAGTAAGTGCAGTTATGCATGAAATGAGTAAAAGAGGAACTGATATCTTATTGGATAACTTAACAGTTACAGGCGAAACTATATATGAAAAAATAAAAGATGCAAAAATTTTAGATACAAATATAATCCATACAATTGATAATCCTTATTCAGAAGTAGGTGGACTAGCAGTTTTATATGGTAATTTAGCAGAGCAAGGAGCTGTTATTAAAACAGCTGGTATTACAGGTGCTAGAGCTATGAGTGGGAAAGCTGTTTGTTTTAATGGACAAGCAGAAGCTATAAAAGGAATTGTTGGTGGAAAAGTAAAAGCTGGTGATGTTGTTGTTATTAGATATGAAGGACCAAAAGGTGGACCAGGAATGCAAGAGATGCTAGCACCTACAAGTTTAATTATGGGAATGGGACTTGGAGATAGTGTTGCACTTATAACTGATGGAAGATTTAGTGGAGCAACAAGAGGAGCTAGTATTGGGCATGTTAGTCCTGAAGCTGCTGAAGGTGGAATGATTGGACTATTAAAAGATGGAGATATCATTAATATAGATGTAGATAAATATATTTTAAGTGTTGATTTAAGTGATGAAGAGATTTCTAAAAGAAAATCTGATTTTAAACCATTTAAAAAAGAGATAAACTCATCTTGGCTAGGACAATATAGAGCTTTAGTTACAAATGCAAGTAGTGGAGCAGTATTAAAAACAGATTTATAG
- the dksA gene encoding RNA polymerase-binding protein DksA yields the protein MANKNQIDELKDILLNRKEVIFTNVKNSRDSIEQLKDQGMIDDLDYADFVSDSFTQGMIANHQLEELKQIEDALKKIKDGSYGICDMCGVNIPLGRLKAKPFAKFCTECRTVFEQEEIKRAKI from the coding sequence ATGGCAAATAAAAATCAAATTGACGAATTAAAAGATATTCTACTTAATAGAAAAGAAGTTATTTTTACTAATGTTAAAAATAGTAGGGACAGTATTGAACAGCTAAAAGATCAAGGTATGATCGATGATTTAGACTATGCTGATTTTGTTAGTGACTCATTTACACAAGGAATGATTGCAAATCATCAATTAGAAGAGCTAAAGCAAATTGAAGATGCACTTAAAAAAATAAAAGATGGAAGCTATGGTATTTGTGATATGTGTGGAGTTAACATTCCATTAGGTAGATTAAAAGCAAAACCTTTTGCAAAGTTTTGTACTGAGTGCAGAACAGTTTTTGAGCAAGAGGAAATAAAAAGAGCAAAAATTTGA
- a CDS encoding tRNA pseudouridine(13) synthase TruD: MNIIKRDYFLHDKKLNFKFFQNVDDFIVEEEPIGFSSYGNFLVLKVKKQNCDTWELLDRFSKHLGVFSNELGYAGLKDKNATTTQYITIPKKYQKEIKTFRSKKIEILDSFLHNKKLNIGDLNGNRFKINLKEVELEELFIIEKVLKLVNKFGMPNYFGYQRFGKDVEDNLEKAKDLLFDESKIKDRKLAKMLISAYQSSYFNAWLKERLKLNKEDFTLLDGDVFFDIKNNKLFTPKNINKKIIDDFKNHDITPTGLLPGTDVFKARDDALLIEQKYDNSEIREKGYRREAIIFPKILDTKYNKDKKELLLDFILPKGSYATVLIELLANRNFS, encoded by the coding sequence TTGAATATAATAAAAAGAGATTACTTTTTACATGATAAAAAATTAAATTTTAAATTTTTTCAAAATGTAGATGATTTTATAGTAGAAGAAGAACCAATAGGGTTCTCTTCTTATGGAAATTTTTTAGTTTTAAAAGTTAAAAAACAAAACTGTGATACTTGGGAACTATTAGATAGATTTTCTAAGCATCTTGGCGTTTTCTCAAATGAGTTAGGTTATGCTGGTTTAAAAGACAAAAATGCAACTACAACTCAATATATAACTATTCCAAAAAAATATCAAAAAGAGATTAAAACTTTTAGAAGTAAGAAAATTGAGATATTAGATAGTTTTTTACATAATAAAAAACTTAATATTGGTGATTTAAATGGAAATAGATTTAAAATTAATCTAAAAGAAGTTGAACTTGAAGAGCTTTTTATAATTGAAAAAGTTTTAAAACTTGTAAATAAGTTTGGTATGCCAAACTATTTTGGTTATCAAAGATTTGGTAAAGATGTAGAAGATAATCTTGAAAAAGCAAAAGATCTACTATTTGATGAATCAAAAATAAAAGATAGGAAACTTGCTAAAATGCTTATAAGTGCTTATCAAAGCTCTTATTTCAATGCTTGGCTAAAAGAGAGATTAAAACTAAATAAAGAAGATTTTACTCTTTTAGATGGTGATGTATTTTTTGATATTAAAAATAATAAACTATTCACACCAAAAAATATTAATAAAAAAATTATAGATGATTTTAAAAATCATGATATTACTCCAACTGGTCTTCTTCCAGGAACTGATGTTTTTAAAGCAAGAGATGATGCTTTATTAATTGAACAAAAGTATGATAATAGTGAAATAAGGGAAAAAGGTTATAGAAGAGAAGCTATTATATTTCCTAAAATTTTAGATACAAAGTATAATAAAGATAAAAAAGAGTTACTTTTGGATTTTATTTTACCAAAAGGCTCTTATGCAACAGTTTTAATAGAACTTTTAGCTAATAGAAACTTCTCTTAA
- a CDS encoding S41 family peptidase, whose amino-acid sequence MKKLLISSMILLSLSISLLAKENQNAQVSEQTRFESLTKLTKVIGTVEKYYVDDLKLQEIIDKALKGLMQELDAHSSYLDKKASNEMNISTAGEFGGLGITVGMRDGALTVIAPIDDTPAYKAGVKAGDIILKINNDATLGITLDEAVSQMRGKAKTDITITVVRKGEPKPIEIKMQRDIIKVKSVFSKSIENEELLYIRISSFDAKVTDDLQKAIKSNPNAKGIILDLRNNPGGLLGQAIGVVDTFIRNGLIVSQKGRDKESQEKFEANKFSFKTDLPLVVLVNEGSASASEIVSGSLQDHKRAIIIGEKTFGKGSVQAVLPINDDKTENIKLTIAKYYLPSGRTIQAEGVVPDIIASSGSVTQDEDSAFRIKEADLKRHLEGELTKVDKRVKDEEKAIKNENKKDISKEDLLQDNQLNTALGILKSLIIMNKF is encoded by the coding sequence ATGAAAAAACTACTAATCTCTTCGATGATATTACTATCTTTATCTATTTCTTTACTTGCAAAAGAGAATCAAAATGCACAAGTTTCAGAGCAAACTAGATTTGAGTCTTTAACAAAACTAACAAAAGTAATAGGAACAGTTGAGAAATATTATGTAGATGATTTAAAACTTCAAGAAATTATAGATAAAGCATTAAAAGGTCTTATGCAAGAACTTGATGCTCACTCAAGCTATTTAGACAAAAAAGCTTCAAATGAGATGAATATTTCAACTGCTGGTGAATTTGGTGGATTAGGAATTACTGTTGGAATGAGAGATGGAGCATTAACAGTTATTGCTCCAATAGATGATACTCCTGCATATAAAGCTGGTGTAAAAGCTGGTGATATTATTTTAAAAATTAATAATGATGCAACTTTGGGTATAACTTTAGATGAAGCAGTAAGTCAAATGAGAGGAAAAGCAAAAACTGATATAACTATTACTGTTGTAAGAAAAGGTGAGCCAAAGCCAATAGAGATAAAAATGCAAAGAGATATTATTAAAGTAAAATCTGTATTTTCAAAATCTATTGAAAATGAAGAGTTGTTGTATATTCGTATCTCAAGTTTTGATGCAAAAGTAACTGATGATTTACAAAAAGCAATTAAAAGCAATCCAAATGCAAAAGGAATCATTTTAGATTTAAGAAATAATCCAGGTGGATTATTAGGTCAAGCTATTGGTGTTGTTGATACTTTTATTAGAAATGGTTTAATAGTTTCTCAAAAAGGTAGAGATAAAGAGTCTCAAGAGAAATTTGAGGCAAATAAATTTAGTTTTAAAACTGATCTACCTCTTGTTGTTTTGGTAAATGAAGGTTCAGCTTCTGCATCTGAAATTGTTAGTGGTTCACTACAAGACCATAAAAGAGCAATAATTATTGGTGAAAAAACTTTTGGTAAAGGTTCTGTTCAAGCTGTTTTACCTATAAATGATGATAAAACTGAAAATATAAAATTAACTATTGCAAAATATTATTTACCAAGTGGAAGAACTATTCAAGCAGAAGGAGTTGTACCTGATATCATTGCAAGTTCAGGTTCTGTAACTCAAGATGAAGATAGTGCATTTAGAATAAAAGAAGCTGATTTAAAAAGACATTTAGAAGGTGAATTAACAAAAGTAGATAAAAGAGTTAAAGATGAAGAAAAAGCAATAAAGAATGAGAATAAAAAAGATATCTCAAAAGAGGATCTACTACAAGACAATCAGTTAAATACTGCCCTAGGTATTTTAAAAAGTTTAATAATTATGAATAAATTTTAA
- a CDS encoding phosphoribosylaminoimidazolesuccinocarboxamide synthase yields the protein MNIEEIKELKLWPNNKKTTTNKGLDELENSGYKLFYIGKNADLYTISGKEAKILLVRSDRTSVFDIPLNLEIEGKGIIQTSISNFGAKFANNFGIKTAILDEKVDSNLKVFPRCQMMELCKPLEATIDGELVQFELIFRNYLTGSLFQALQDNLDPYGLNLPKDLKEWHKFDNAIFTPTTKGLKDEPLKSADVREVFPEIIEKLENLFKSFTKFAEERGIIVVDTKFEVFVEEDGTWVLGDEILTPESSRFIPKEEFLKGNFVSMDKQILRDFGKKENWKEQSKSLKAGEKLEVNVPQEIKDKILNGYKTILERLSK from the coding sequence ATGAATATAGAAGAGATAAAAGAGTTAAAACTTTGGCCAAACAACAAAAAAACAACTACAAACAAAGGTTTAGATGAACTTGAGAACTCAGGTTATAAATTATTTTATATAGGTAAAAATGCTGATTTATATACTATTTCTGGTAAAGAAGCAAAAATTTTACTTGTAAGAAGTGATAGAACTTCAGTTTTTGATATTCCACTTAATTTAGAGATCGAAGGAAAAGGAATAATTCAAACTTCAATATCTAATTTTGGAGCAAAATTTGCAAATAATTTTGGTATTAAAACAGCTATTTTAGATGAAAAAGTTGATTCAAATTTAAAAGTTTTCCCAAGATGTCAAATGATGGAACTTTGTAAACCTTTAGAAGCAACAATAGATGGAGAGCTTGTTCAATTTGAACTTATTTTTAGAAATTATTTAACTGGATCACTTTTTCAAGCTCTTCAAGATAATTTAGATCCTTATGGTTTAAATCTTCCAAAAGATCTAAAAGAGTGGCATAAATTTGATAATGCAATTTTTACTCCTACAACAAAAGGTTTAAAAGATGAACCTCTAAAATCAGCAGATGTAAGAGAAGTTTTCCCAGAAATTATAGAAAAACTAGAAAACCTATTTAAATCTTTTACAAAATTTGCAGAAGAAAGAGGAATTATTGTAGTTGACACAAAATTTGAAGTTTTCGTAGAAGAAGATGGAACTTGGGTATTAGGAGATGAGATTTTAACTCCTGAAAGCTCAAGATTTATTCCAAAAGAGGAGTTCCTAAAAGGTAATTTTGTTTCTATGGATAAACAAATTTTAAGAGATTTTGGTAAAAAAGAGAACTGGAAAGAGCAATCTAAATCTTTAAAAGCTGGTGAAAAATTAGAAGTAAATGTACCTCAAGAGATTAAAGATAAAATCTTAAATGGTTACAAAACAATTTTAGAAAGATTAAGCAAATAA
- the purS gene encoding phosphoribosylformylglycinamidine synthase subunit PurS, with protein MRAIVNIGLKKGVLDDQGKAINNALGTLGFKDLINDVRVGKQIIIELNTNDKSKAEAEVTQMCEKLLANTVIEDYTIEIVG; from the coding sequence ATGAGAGCAATAGTTAATATAGGTTTAAAAAAAGGTGTACTTGATGATCAAGGAAAAGCAATTAATAATGCTTTAGGAACATTAGGATTTAAAGATTTAATAAATGATGTAAGAGTTGGAAAACAAATCATCATAGAGTTAAACACAAATGATAAATCAAAGGCTGAAGCTGAAGTTACTCAAATGTGTGAGAAACTTCTTGCAAATACTGTAATTGAAGATTACACAATAGAAATAGTTGGTTAA
- the purQ gene encoding phosphoribosylformylglycinamidine synthase I — MKVAVLRFPGTNCEFDAKYAFEKLGCEVEIIWHKDEKLPENCDLVVVPGGFSYGDYLRSGAIARFAKIMESVKEFANNGGKVLGICNGFQILLEAGLLPGAMKRNDTLHFISKHHHLKVVDNNNPLLKLLNIGDVVNIPVAHHDGNYYIDEAGLKDLEKNNQILLKYCNSNGDLTNMNGSVSNIAGICNKDRNVFGLMPHPERAMEEVLGSSDGLNMLKGFLK; from the coding sequence ATGAAAGTTGCTGTACTTAGATTCCCAGGAACAAACTGTGAATTTGATGCTAAATATGCATTTGAAAAACTAGGTTGTGAAGTAGAAATAATCTGGCATAAAGATGAAAAACTTCCAGAAAACTGTGATTTAGTTGTAGTTCCAGGTGGATTTTCATATGGAGATTATTTAAGAAGTGGTGCTATTGCAAGATTTGCAAAAATTATGGAAAGTGTAAAAGAGTTTGCAAATAATGGTGGAAAAGTTTTAGGTATTTGTAATGGTTTCCAAATTTTACTTGAAGCTGGACTTTTACCAGGTGCTATGAAAAGAAATGACACTTTGCATTTTATTTCTAAACATCACCACTTAAAAGTAGTTGATAATAATAATCCTCTACTAAAACTATTAAATATTGGTGATGTTGTTAATATACCTGTTGCTCACCATGATGGAAACTACTATATTGATGAAGCTGGTCTTAAAGATTTAGAAAAAAACAATCAAATACTTCTTAAATATTGTAACTCTAATGGTGACTTAACAAATATGAATGGAAGTGTTTCAAATATCGCTGGTATTTGTAACAAAGATAGAAATGTATTTGGTCTTATGCCTCATCCTGAAAGAGCTATGGAAGAAGTATTAGGTTCAAGTGATGGTCTTAATATGTTAAAAGGTTTTTTAAAGTAG
- a CDS encoding lysophospholipid acyltransferase family protein — MRKIRGLFVAIQFSITVAFVILFMYIFRNHTHKVIKVWMKIQIFFLGIKIEIEGKADESCDLLLLNHQSMLDIIVIEYLHKRDIAWVAKQEITDMFFFGHIIKAPRMISIDRENKAGLIHLINEVKDRLSKDRPIAIFPEGTRSDGTFMGDFKAGAKMVGNKYGLKVQPIVLFGTRNIVDSQKLEASPGIVKIVYLEPVIASKETSWYEDTEKNMKEVFEKEYKNYVH; from the coding sequence TTGAGAAAAATTAGAGGTTTATTTGTTGCTATTCAGTTTTCTATAACTGTTGCATTTGTTATTCTTTTTATGTATATTTTTAGAAATCATACACATAAAGTTATAAAAGTTTGGATGAAAATTCAGATTTTCTTTTTAGGAATTAAAATAGAAATTGAAGGTAAAGCTGATGAAAGTTGTGATTTACTACTTTTGAATCATCAATCAATGCTTGATATTATAGTAATTGAATATTTACATAAAAGAGATATCGCTTGGGTTGCAAAACAAGAAATAACAGATATGTTCTTCTTTGGTCACATAATAAAAGCACCAAGAATGATAAGTATTGATAGAGAGAATAAAGCAGGTCTTATTCATCTTATTAATGAAGTAAAAGATAGATTAAGTAAAGATAGACCAATAGCAATTTTTCCAGAAGGTACAAGAAGTGATGGTACATTTATGGGAGATTTTAAAGCTGGTGCTAAAATGGTTGGAAATAAATATGGTTTAAAAGTACAACCTATTGTTCTATTTGGAACTAGAAACATAGTTGATTCTCAAAAACTTGAAGCAAGTCCAGGTATTGTTAAAATAGTTTATTTAGAACCAGTTATTGCCAGTAAAGAAACATCTTGGTACGAAGATACTGAAAAAAATATGAAAGAAGTTTTTGAAAAAGAGTACAAAAACTATGTTCATTAA
- the crcB gene encoding fluoride efflux transporter CrcB, translating into MKKSTKTMFINWQIIFAVGLGGALGSILRYIAVYYQTKFYPIDFPLGILIVNIVGSFLIGFFYLYFSSFIVSDNLKYLLITGFLGGLTTFSTFALDSYLLLNSSLTFAILNICLNLFGSIIAVFIAIKLAQLFFK; encoded by the coding sequence TTGAAAAAGAGTACAAAAACTATGTTCATTAACTGGCAAATAATTTTTGCCGTTGGCTTAGGTGGAGCTTTAGGCTCTATTCTAAGATATATTGCTGTTTATTATCAAACAAAATTCTATCCTATTGATTTTCCACTTGGAATACTTATTGTAAATATAGTTGGTTCTTTTCTAATTGGATTTTTTTATTTATACTTTAGCTCTTTTATAGTTTCAGATAATCTAAAATATCTATTAATTACAGGTTTTTTAGGTGGACTTACAACTTTTTCTACTTTTGCTTTAGATAGTTATCTACTTTTAAATTCATCTTTAACTTTTGCAATATTAAATATTTGTTTAAACTTATTTGGATCAATTATTGCAGTTTTTATTGCTATAAAATTAGCTCAATTATTTTTTAAATAG
- the tatA gene encoding twin-arginine translocase TatA/TatE family subunit — MGMPSGMQLLVIVLIVLILFGGKKIPELAKGIGSGIKNFKKAVKEDGEDEVASASNIDDKKTEVKKDENKKEEAKV, encoded by the coding sequence ATGGGTATGCCAAGTGGTATGCAATTATTAGTAATTGTTTTAATAGTATTAATTTTATTCGGTGGTAAAAAAATACCAGAACTTGCAAAAGGTATTGGAAGTGGAATTAAAAACTTCAAAAAAGCTGTAAAAGAAGATGGCGAAGATGAAGTTGCAAGTGCATCAAATATTGATGATAAAAAAACTGAAGTAAAAAAAGACGAAAATAAAAAAGAAGAAGCTAAAGTATAA
- a CDS encoding twin-arginine translocase TatA/TatE family subunit, which yields MGPSGIQILVILLIVVILFGGKKIPELAKGLGSGIKNFKNALKDDEKEEVSKDSKIEEIENKKDNETKQV from the coding sequence ATGGGTCCAAGTGGTATTCAAATTTTAGTTATTCTATTAATTGTTGTTATTCTTTTTGGTGGTAAAAAAATTCCTGAACTTGCAAAAGGGCTTGGAAGTGGAATTAAAAACTTTAAAAATGCACTAAAAGATGATGAAAAAGAAGAAGTTTCAAAAGATTCTAAAATAGAAGAGATTGAAAATAAAAAAGATAATGAAACAAAACAAGTATAA